A region from the Cannabis sativa cultivar Pink pepper isolate KNU-18-1 chromosome 9, ASM2916894v1, whole genome shotgun sequence genome encodes:
- the LOC115723334 gene encoding small ribosomal subunit protein bS1m: protein MSIYMNRLLPRSNTSFLLRNGNALQAKVLRLREETFMVDSGVGPPKICTRDELTRVPVDGSTRFENVVGYVDVKAGESQIKKQMLERFFVDVVAGESQIKERAAARFNDMVGSMAGESIVLPRRFRQNRAWLELNKMSRTNAKVKGFIVEKVRGGYSVAIAGFIAFLPFRVMMNQKLNDRFTIESINPKSKQIVVFF from the coding sequence ATGAGTATCTATATGAACCGGTTACTCCCCCGATCAAATACTAGTTTTCTCTTACGCAATGGAAATGCCCTACAAGCTAAAGTTTTGCGCTTGAGGGAAGAAACGTTCATGGTGGATTCTGGAGTTGGGCCCCCCAAAATTTGCACACGAGATGAGCTGACTCGGGTCCCAGTGGATGGATCAACCAGGTTTGAGAATGTGGTCGGTTACGTTGATGTTAAGGCTGGTGAGTCACAGATTAAGAAGCAGATGCTGGAGAGGTTCTTCGTGGATGTTGTAGCTGGTGAATCGCAAATCAAAGAGCGAGCTGCTGCGAGGTTCAATGATATGGTTGGATCAATGGCTGGTGAATCGATTGTTCTTCCAAGGAGATTCAGACAGAACCGAGCTTGGCTTGAACTGAACAAGATGTCGCGAACGAATGCCAAGGTCAAAGGCTTTATTGTTGAGAAAGTAAGAGGTGGTTATTCAGTAGCCATTGCTGGTTTCATCGCTTTCCTTCCATTTCGTGTTATGATGAATCAGAAGCTAAATGATCGATTCACCATTGAGAGCATTAACCCCAAAAGTAAGCAGATTGTGGTGTTTTTTTAG
- the LOC133030733 gene encoding uncharacterized protein LOC133030733, translated as MLVHNFYNGLVGNTRTLIDAAAGGAFMRKSANEAYDLLEEMALNNQQWPTERSQSKKVAGVLEVDAITKLTAQVEALTKIIAGQAKQAQVVCELCGGSHHFSECQADVDDLPMDEAKAIGNYSQNNNNNYGFNQGNNRRNSGFYQQRNQNQNQNQQFNQQQTSGGNSGLQTDLLLQFMTETRSSIKDLQTQMGQLATQVATRPQGNLPSTTEINPKENCNSITLRSGKKYDGPELTQPIDVNKEIKVQPVPTPTPTVEKATDSSTQPQQSPPISIEHHEKIPYPQRLHKTNLDKQFTKFLEVFKRLHINIPFAEALEQMPRYVKFMKEILSKKRKLEDYETVALTEECSAILQKKLPPKLKDPGSFNIPCSIGGSVETKALCDLGASINLMPLSVFKRLGLGKAKPTTVTLQLADRSLTHPRGIIEDVLVKVGKFIFPADFLILDMEEDSTIPIILGRPFLATGRAVIDVQKGELKLRVQDEEVNFNVFAPTDIPTCCKIRVLLLKLIRRKQSLKSDFERFSVVGKD; from the coding sequence atgctggtccacaacttctacaatgggttggtaggaaatacaagaactttaatagatgctgcagctggaggagcctttatgaggaagagtgctaatgaggcttatgatctattggaggagatggctctaaacaatcaacagtggccaactgagaggagtcaatcaaagaaggtagctggtgtgttagaggtcGATGCCATCACCAAGTTGACAgcacaggttgaggcattgacaaagataattgcagggcaagctaaacaagcccaagttgtgtgtgagttatgtgggggaagccatcacttttcagaatgccaagctgatgtggatgatttgccaatggatgaagctaaagccattggaaactattcacagaacaacaacaacaactatgggttcaaccagggtaataaccgaagaaacagtgggttctatcagcaacgaaatcagaaccagaatcagaatcaacagtttaatcagcaacaaacctctggtggaaattctggtttgcagacagatttattgctacaattcatgactgaaactagatcttccattaaagacctgcagactcagatgggccaattagcaactcaggtagcaacccgtcctcaaggaaatttgcctagtACAACTGAAATTAATCCTAAGGAAAACTGCAATtcaattaccctgaggagcggtaagaagtatgatgggcctgaATTGACACAACCAATTGATGTAAATAAGGAGATTAAAGTTCAACCAGTGCCAACCCCAACACCAACAGtagagaaggctactgatagctCAACACAACCACAACAGTCCCCACCAATCAGTATTGAGCATCATGAAAAGATAccttatcctcagagactccataagaccaatctagacaagcagttcacaaaatttctagaggtcttcaaaagactacacatcaacattccttttgctgaagccttggaacaaatgccccgttatgtgaagttcatgaaggagatattgtctaagaagagaaaattggaggactatgaaacagtggcattaactgaggagtgtagcgccattttgcaaaagaaactaccgcccaagcttaaagatccgggtagtttcaatattccatgctctatagggggttcggtggaaaccAAAGCTCTGTGTGAtttgggagcaagcattaatctaatgccattgtctgtcttcaaaaggctaggattgggaaaagcaaagcctacAACAGTTACTTTACAACTGGcagatcgttctttgactcatcctcgtgggataattgaagatgtactggtgaaggttggtaagtttatcttccctgctgatttcctaattcttgatatggaagaagattcaactattcccattattttgggaagaccattcttagccacgggccgagcagtaatagatgttcaaaagggagagttaaagttgagagtgcaagatgaagaggtcaattttaatgtttttgccccaactgacattcctacctgttgcaagattcgggttcttttgttaaagctgataagaagaaagcaaagcctaaagagcgacttcgaacgattcagcgtcgttggaaaagattga